In Lates calcarifer isolate ASB-BC8 linkage group LG15, TLL_Latcal_v3, whole genome shotgun sequence, one genomic interval encodes:
- the LOC108886116 gene encoding uncharacterized protein LOC108886116: MLCALMKNQRRQRFDLSASVSPDGCKARGSDVVALKVCLQVPVLHSTAFDILKKHKPQHSFVTFRSKKLNQEYFRAEARKFISFTSEQLKKKGTLLPRLCFSLSSLVSHCRVLPPELESFLLLP; encoded by the exons ATGCTCTGTGCCCTCATGAAAAATCAACGTCGTCAAAGATTTG aTTTGTCAGCAAGTGTCTCACCTGATGGATGCAAAGCCAGAGGCTCAGATGTAGTC GCTCTGAAAGTGTGTCTACAAG tgcCTGTATTACACAGTACAGCCTTTGACATTCTAAAAAAGCATAAACCTCAG CACAGCTTTGTGACATTCAGGAGCAAGAAGTTAAATCAGGAGTATTTCAGAGCAGAAGCAAGGAAGTTCATCAGCTTCACATCAGAACAGCTCAAGAAAAAGGG cacattactgcccaggctgtgcttctctctctcttctctagtctctcactgcagggttctgcctccggagctggagagtttcctgctgctcccatga
- the cnot10 gene encoding CCR4-NOT transcription complex subunit 10 isoform X2 — MAENAEQNEAKHDNPSSPGMTDQEKEMAASAYEAFSAGKYDESLKHLEALQELNKEDYKISMNKAVVEFYKSGQTTTGTLKQTLMAMKNQVHTSAEDVDGLDDVENSLLYYNQAIIHYHMRQYSEAISIGEKLYQFLEPFEKFAQAVCFLLVDLYLLTFQPEKALHLLAVLDKLSVQGNNKNGKGENNSSNKDGANQRAEFTAMIEAAKSKMHQYKVRAYIQMKSSKACKREIKSVMNTAGNSAPSLFLKSNFEYLRGNYRKAVKLLNSSNIAEHPGPIKTGECVRCMFWNNLGCIHFAMGKHNLGIFYFKKALQENDHTCAQLGDGNNGQSKKFTGIPMCALLANKRYELLYNCGIQLLHIGRPLAAFECLMEAVQVYHSNPRLWLRLAECCISANKGGSEQESKGLPCKKGIVQSIVGQGYHRKIVLASQSTQNTIYSEGQSAAIPVASMEFAAICLRNALLLLPEHQQQDTKTENGSKSFSQSGSTESGSENSDACSGKGQEADKFLSAAPSSPLRKQEVENLRCSILACSAYVALALGDNLMALNHAEKLLHQTKVSGSLKFLGHLYAAEALISLDRISDAITHLNPENVSDVSMGVLSSEQDQGSDKGDEPVETSGKQTPLCYPSSVTSARAMMLFNLGSAYCLRSEYDKARKCLHQAASMVNTKEIPPEAILLGVYLELQNGNTQLALQIIKRNQLLPTAVQRVSPDSRKKPVQPFQLPSSFTQVQRK; from the exons ATGGCCGAAAATGCAG AACAAAATGAGGCAAAACATGACAACCCCTCATCCCCTGGAATGACAGACCAAGAGAAAGAAATGGCAGCCAGTGCATATGAAGCATTTTCG GCTGGGAAGTACGACGAGTCTCTCAAACACCTTGAAGCCCTGCAGGAGCTCAACAAAGAAGACTACAAGATCTCCATGAATAAAGCTGTCGTAGAGTTTTATAAAAGTGGTCAGACTACCACAGGGACTCTGAAGCAGACCCTGATGGCAATGAAGAACCAG GTTCACACATCAGCAGAGGATGTTGATGGGTTGGACGATGTTGAAAACAGTTTGCTGTACTATAATCAAGCCATCATCCACTATCATATGCGACAGTACTCTGAAGCCATCTCCATAGGAGAGAAGCTCTACCAGTTCCTGGAACCATTTG AGAAGTTTGCTCAGGCGGTGTGCTTCCTGCTGGTGGATCTGTACCTGCTCACCTTCCAGCCAGAGAAGGCCCTCCACCTGCTGGCTGTGCTAGATAAACTCTCTGTACAAGGAAACAACAAGAACGGCAAAGGAGAG AACAACAGTTCAAACAAAGATGGAGCAAACCAGAGAGCAGAGTTCACAGCCATGATTGAGGCAGCCAAATCAAAGATGCACCAG TACAAAGTGAGAGCCTACATTCAGATGAAATCCTCCAAGGCCTGTAAAAGGGAGATCAAATCAGTGATGAACACAGCAGGGAAC TCTGCACCGTCACTCTTCCTCAAGAGTAATTTTGAGTACCTGAGAGGAAACTACAGGAAAGCAGTGAAGCTGTTGAACAGCTCCAACATCGCAGAGCATCCTGGGCCCATCAAGACAG GTGAATGTGTTCGATGTATGTTCTGGAACAATCTGGGCTGCATTCACTTTGCAATGGGCAAACATAACCTAGGCATTTTCTACTTCAAGAAGGCACTGCAAGAGAACGACCACACCTGTGCACAGCTGGGAGACGGCAACAACGGGCAAT CTAAGAAGTTCACAGGTATCCCTATGTGTGCTCTACTAGCCAACAAGCGCTATGAGCTGCTGTATAACTGTGGTATTCAGCTGCTGCACATCGGCAGACCTCTGGCAGCGTTTGAGTGTCTGATGGAGGCAGTGCAGGTTTACCACTCCAACCCTCGACTGTGGCTACGGCTCGCAGAGTGCTGTATCTCTGCCAACAAAGGG GGCTCAGAGCAGGAGAGCAAAGGTTTACCTTGTAAAAAAGGTATAGTTCAATCTATTGTTGGGCAGGGCTACCATCGCAAGATTGTTCTGGCCTCCCAGTCCACACAGAACACCATCTACAG TGAGGGCCAGTCAGCAGCTATCCCAGTAGCCAGTATGGAGTTTGCAGCCATCTGCCTGAGGAAcgctctgctgctgctacctGAACACCAGCAGCAGGACACCAAGACGGAGAACGGCTCTAAGAGCTTCAGTCAGTCAGGAAGCACAGAGAGTGGCAGCGAGAACAGTGACGCCTGCAG TGGGAAAGGTCAGGAGGCTGATAAGTTCTTGTCTGCAGCGCCATCATCTCCTCTCAGAAAACAGGAGGTAGAAAATCTCAG GTGCTCCATCCTGGCCTGTAGTGCTTATGTGGCATTAGCACTGGGTGACAATCTGATGGCTCTAAATCATGCTGAGAAACTACTCCATCAAACCAAGGTGTCTGGATCCCTCAA gttcCTCGGTCATCTCTATGCTGCTGAAGCTCTCATCTCATTGGACAGGATCTCTGATGCTATCACTCATCTCAACCCAGAGAATGTCAGTGATGTGTCAATGGGGGTGCTGAGCAGTGAACAAGACCAAG GGTCTGACAAAGGAGATGAGCCTGTCGAGACCT CAGGGAAGCAGACTCCCCTGTGTTACCCCAGCAGTGTGACATCAGCTCGGGCCATGATGCTCTTCAACCTGGGCAGCGCCTACTGCTTGAGGAGCGAGTATGACAAAGCCCGCAAGTGCCTGCATCAG GCTGCATCTATGGTGAACACCAAGGAGATTCCACCTGAAGCTATCCTGCTGGGAGTCTACTTAGAGCTACAGAACG GAAACACCCAGCTGGCCCTGCAGATCATCAAAAGGAACCAGTTACTGCCCACAGCAGTCCAGAGGGTCTCGCCAGACTCCCGGAAGAAACCCGTCCAGCCCTTCCAGCTGCCCTCATCCTTCACACAAGTTCAGCGCAAATGA
- the cnot10 gene encoding CCR4-NOT transcription complex subunit 10 isoform X1, translated as MAENAEQNEAKHDNPSSPGMTDQEKEMAASAYEAFSAGKYDESLKHLEALQELNKEDYKISMNKAVVEFYKSGQTTTGTLKQTLMAMKNQVHTSAEDVDGLDDVENSLLYYNQAIIHYHMRQYSEAISIGEKLYQFLEPFEEKFAQAVCFLLVDLYLLTFQPEKALHLLAVLDKLSVQGNNKNGKGENNSSNKDGANQRAEFTAMIEAAKSKMHQYKVRAYIQMKSSKACKREIKSVMNTAGNSAPSLFLKSNFEYLRGNYRKAVKLLNSSNIAEHPGPIKTGECVRCMFWNNLGCIHFAMGKHNLGIFYFKKALQENDHTCAQLGDGNNGQSKKFTGIPMCALLANKRYELLYNCGIQLLHIGRPLAAFECLMEAVQVYHSNPRLWLRLAECCISANKGGSEQESKGLPCKKGIVQSIVGQGYHRKIVLASQSTQNTIYSEGQSAAIPVASMEFAAICLRNALLLLPEHQQQDTKTENGSKSFSQSGSTESGSENSDACSGKGQEADKFLSAAPSSPLRKQEVENLRCSILACSAYVALALGDNLMALNHAEKLLHQTKVSGSLKFLGHLYAAEALISLDRISDAITHLNPENVSDVSMGVLSSEQDQGSDKGDEPVETSGKQTPLCYPSSVTSARAMMLFNLGSAYCLRSEYDKARKCLHQAASMVNTKEIPPEAILLGVYLELQNGNTQLALQIIKRNQLLPTAVQRVSPDSRKKPVQPFQLPSSFTQVQRK; from the exons ATGGCCGAAAATGCAG AACAAAATGAGGCAAAACATGACAACCCCTCATCCCCTGGAATGACAGACCAAGAGAAAGAAATGGCAGCCAGTGCATATGAAGCATTTTCG GCTGGGAAGTACGACGAGTCTCTCAAACACCTTGAAGCCCTGCAGGAGCTCAACAAAGAAGACTACAAGATCTCCATGAATAAAGCTGTCGTAGAGTTTTATAAAAGTGGTCAGACTACCACAGGGACTCTGAAGCAGACCCTGATGGCAATGAAGAACCAG GTTCACACATCAGCAGAGGATGTTGATGGGTTGGACGATGTTGAAAACAGTTTGCTGTACTATAATCAAGCCATCATCCACTATCATATGCGACAGTACTCTGAAGCCATCTCCATAGGAGAGAAGCTCTACCAGTTCCTGGAACCATTTG AAGAGAAGTTTGCTCAGGCGGTGTGCTTCCTGCTGGTGGATCTGTACCTGCTCACCTTCCAGCCAGAGAAGGCCCTCCACCTGCTGGCTGTGCTAGATAAACTCTCTGTACAAGGAAACAACAAGAACGGCAAAGGAGAG AACAACAGTTCAAACAAAGATGGAGCAAACCAGAGAGCAGAGTTCACAGCCATGATTGAGGCAGCCAAATCAAAGATGCACCAG TACAAAGTGAGAGCCTACATTCAGATGAAATCCTCCAAGGCCTGTAAAAGGGAGATCAAATCAGTGATGAACACAGCAGGGAAC TCTGCACCGTCACTCTTCCTCAAGAGTAATTTTGAGTACCTGAGAGGAAACTACAGGAAAGCAGTGAAGCTGTTGAACAGCTCCAACATCGCAGAGCATCCTGGGCCCATCAAGACAG GTGAATGTGTTCGATGTATGTTCTGGAACAATCTGGGCTGCATTCACTTTGCAATGGGCAAACATAACCTAGGCATTTTCTACTTCAAGAAGGCACTGCAAGAGAACGACCACACCTGTGCACAGCTGGGAGACGGCAACAACGGGCAAT CTAAGAAGTTCACAGGTATCCCTATGTGTGCTCTACTAGCCAACAAGCGCTATGAGCTGCTGTATAACTGTGGTATTCAGCTGCTGCACATCGGCAGACCTCTGGCAGCGTTTGAGTGTCTGATGGAGGCAGTGCAGGTTTACCACTCCAACCCTCGACTGTGGCTACGGCTCGCAGAGTGCTGTATCTCTGCCAACAAAGGG GGCTCAGAGCAGGAGAGCAAAGGTTTACCTTGTAAAAAAGGTATAGTTCAATCTATTGTTGGGCAGGGCTACCATCGCAAGATTGTTCTGGCCTCCCAGTCCACACAGAACACCATCTACAG TGAGGGCCAGTCAGCAGCTATCCCAGTAGCCAGTATGGAGTTTGCAGCCATCTGCCTGAGGAAcgctctgctgctgctacctGAACACCAGCAGCAGGACACCAAGACGGAGAACGGCTCTAAGAGCTTCAGTCAGTCAGGAAGCACAGAGAGTGGCAGCGAGAACAGTGACGCCTGCAG TGGGAAAGGTCAGGAGGCTGATAAGTTCTTGTCTGCAGCGCCATCATCTCCTCTCAGAAAACAGGAGGTAGAAAATCTCAG GTGCTCCATCCTGGCCTGTAGTGCTTATGTGGCATTAGCACTGGGTGACAATCTGATGGCTCTAAATCATGCTGAGAAACTACTCCATCAAACCAAGGTGTCTGGATCCCTCAA gttcCTCGGTCATCTCTATGCTGCTGAAGCTCTCATCTCATTGGACAGGATCTCTGATGCTATCACTCATCTCAACCCAGAGAATGTCAGTGATGTGTCAATGGGGGTGCTGAGCAGTGAACAAGACCAAG GGTCTGACAAAGGAGATGAGCCTGTCGAGACCT CAGGGAAGCAGACTCCCCTGTGTTACCCCAGCAGTGTGACATCAGCTCGGGCCATGATGCTCTTCAACCTGGGCAGCGCCTACTGCTTGAGGAGCGAGTATGACAAAGCCCGCAAGTGCCTGCATCAG GCTGCATCTATGGTGAACACCAAGGAGATTCCACCTGAAGCTATCCTGCTGGGAGTCTACTTAGAGCTACAGAACG GAAACACCCAGCTGGCCCTGCAGATCATCAAAAGGAACCAGTTACTGCCCACAGCAGTCCAGAGGGTCTCGCCAGACTCCCGGAAGAAACCCGTCCAGCCCTTCCAGCTGCCCTCATCCTTCACACAAGTTCAGCGCAAATGA
- the cnot10 gene encoding CCR4-NOT transcription complex subunit 10 isoform X3 — MRQYSEAISIGEKLYQFLEPFEEKFAQAVCFLLVDLYLLTFQPEKALHLLAVLDKLSVQGNNKNGKGENNSSNKDGANQRAEFTAMIEAAKSKMHQYKVRAYIQMKSSKACKREIKSVMNTAGNSAPSLFLKSNFEYLRGNYRKAVKLLNSSNIAEHPGPIKTGECVRCMFWNNLGCIHFAMGKHNLGIFYFKKALQENDHTCAQLGDGNNGQSKKFTGIPMCALLANKRYELLYNCGIQLLHIGRPLAAFECLMEAVQVYHSNPRLWLRLAECCISANKGGSEQESKGLPCKKGIVQSIVGQGYHRKIVLASQSTQNTIYSEGQSAAIPVASMEFAAICLRNALLLLPEHQQQDTKTENGSKSFSQSGSTESGSENSDACSGKGQEADKFLSAAPSSPLRKQEVENLRCSILACSAYVALALGDNLMALNHAEKLLHQTKVSGSLKFLGHLYAAEALISLDRISDAITHLNPENVSDVSMGVLSSEQDQGSDKGDEPVETSGKQTPLCYPSSVTSARAMMLFNLGSAYCLRSEYDKARKCLHQAASMVNTKEIPPEAILLGVYLELQNGNTQLALQIIKRNQLLPTAVQRVSPDSRKKPVQPFQLPSSFTQVQRK, encoded by the exons ATGCGACAGTACTCTGAAGCCATCTCCATAGGAGAGAAGCTCTACCAGTTCCTGGAACCATTTG AAGAGAAGTTTGCTCAGGCGGTGTGCTTCCTGCTGGTGGATCTGTACCTGCTCACCTTCCAGCCAGAGAAGGCCCTCCACCTGCTGGCTGTGCTAGATAAACTCTCTGTACAAGGAAACAACAAGAACGGCAAAGGAGAG AACAACAGTTCAAACAAAGATGGAGCAAACCAGAGAGCAGAGTTCACAGCCATGATTGAGGCAGCCAAATCAAAGATGCACCAG TACAAAGTGAGAGCCTACATTCAGATGAAATCCTCCAAGGCCTGTAAAAGGGAGATCAAATCAGTGATGAACACAGCAGGGAAC TCTGCACCGTCACTCTTCCTCAAGAGTAATTTTGAGTACCTGAGAGGAAACTACAGGAAAGCAGTGAAGCTGTTGAACAGCTCCAACATCGCAGAGCATCCTGGGCCCATCAAGACAG GTGAATGTGTTCGATGTATGTTCTGGAACAATCTGGGCTGCATTCACTTTGCAATGGGCAAACATAACCTAGGCATTTTCTACTTCAAGAAGGCACTGCAAGAGAACGACCACACCTGTGCACAGCTGGGAGACGGCAACAACGGGCAAT CTAAGAAGTTCACAGGTATCCCTATGTGTGCTCTACTAGCCAACAAGCGCTATGAGCTGCTGTATAACTGTGGTATTCAGCTGCTGCACATCGGCAGACCTCTGGCAGCGTTTGAGTGTCTGATGGAGGCAGTGCAGGTTTACCACTCCAACCCTCGACTGTGGCTACGGCTCGCAGAGTGCTGTATCTCTGCCAACAAAGGG GGCTCAGAGCAGGAGAGCAAAGGTTTACCTTGTAAAAAAGGTATAGTTCAATCTATTGTTGGGCAGGGCTACCATCGCAAGATTGTTCTGGCCTCCCAGTCCACACAGAACACCATCTACAG TGAGGGCCAGTCAGCAGCTATCCCAGTAGCCAGTATGGAGTTTGCAGCCATCTGCCTGAGGAAcgctctgctgctgctacctGAACACCAGCAGCAGGACACCAAGACGGAGAACGGCTCTAAGAGCTTCAGTCAGTCAGGAAGCACAGAGAGTGGCAGCGAGAACAGTGACGCCTGCAG TGGGAAAGGTCAGGAGGCTGATAAGTTCTTGTCTGCAGCGCCATCATCTCCTCTCAGAAAACAGGAGGTAGAAAATCTCAG GTGCTCCATCCTGGCCTGTAGTGCTTATGTGGCATTAGCACTGGGTGACAATCTGATGGCTCTAAATCATGCTGAGAAACTACTCCATCAAACCAAGGTGTCTGGATCCCTCAA gttcCTCGGTCATCTCTATGCTGCTGAAGCTCTCATCTCATTGGACAGGATCTCTGATGCTATCACTCATCTCAACCCAGAGAATGTCAGTGATGTGTCAATGGGGGTGCTGAGCAGTGAACAAGACCAAG GGTCTGACAAAGGAGATGAGCCTGTCGAGACCT CAGGGAAGCAGACTCCCCTGTGTTACCCCAGCAGTGTGACATCAGCTCGGGCCATGATGCTCTTCAACCTGGGCAGCGCCTACTGCTTGAGGAGCGAGTATGACAAAGCCCGCAAGTGCCTGCATCAG GCTGCATCTATGGTGAACACCAAGGAGATTCCACCTGAAGCTATCCTGCTGGGAGTCTACTTAGAGCTACAGAACG GAAACACCCAGCTGGCCCTGCAGATCATCAAAAGGAACCAGTTACTGCCCACAGCAGTCCAGAGGGTCTCGCCAGACTCCCGGAAGAAACCCGTCCAGCCCTTCCAGCTGCCCTCATCCTTCACACAAGTTCAGCGCAAATGA
- the tcaim gene encoding T-cell activation inhibitor, mitochondrial isoform X1, with translation MSVHSLLRYTIRLERKHVATHLVQWRTLSGADAVNALRPFYFAVHPDFFGQYPREREVNENSLKRLNGYLENLQKPGSRLLQPMKLTFYVRDTKDSSDTQPELLTSGFRSVSFTLHTNDVLSTVMNVLKSCSLPVEHMKGLEARAETPKGPAEAGVPFYRPIKWDKSYYTFTGFRDPEQELQQARRVEPTLSLWLRNNEPEATKKHNASLPRREELSRLKKELCQQFDLADIRWQRSWGVAHRCCQLQSLSRLSQQNPEALINLQGHTVVFADQSGMNASGHVILGTMDVHHQWTKLFQQLPSYRSLQQQTEWLKERISLLLGGTQVVHMERLGPVQPIAEHYSTLSTFHKNLMSRRLRLHPRSLQGLTMLLENDRSNPCLHEMGHFIIPTNCNPPKLQVFLQSHAHEARQRTKRKNQLQVEEEAVMKQCLQSLSLRSLSKEPSVSSSQMILCCKRLVEQRSPLMQGLHICVSHFYSVMQDGDLCLPWDWKS, from the exons GCTGGAGAGGAAACATGTGGCCACACATCTAGTCCAGTGGAGAACTCTGTCAGGGGCAGATGCTGTCAATGCACtcagacctttttattttgcagtcCATCCTGATTTCTTTGGTCAATATCCCAGAGAACGG GAAGTGAATGAGAATTCATTAAAGAGACTAAATGGCTATCTGGAAAACCTGCAGAAGCCTGGCTCACGTTTACTCCAGCCAATGAAACTCACCTTTTATGTCAGGGACACAAAAGACAGCAGTGATACGCAGCCCGAACTCCTCACCTCAG GGTTCCGGTCAGTGAGTTTCACCCTGCACACAAACGATGTCTTGAGCACAGTGATGAATGTCTTAAAGTCCTGCAGCCTGCCTGTGGAGCACATGAAGGGACTGGAAGCAAGAGCAGAGACACCTAAAGGTCCAGCTGAGGCAGGTGTGCCTTTCTACAGACCTATAAAATGGGACAAGAGCTACTACACCTTCACTGGCTTCAGAGACCCTgagcaggagctgcagcaggcTAGGAGAGTGGAGCCTACACTCAG ctTGTGGCTGAGAAACAATGAGCCTGAGGCGACAAAGAAGCACAATGCTAGTCTTCCTCGCAGAGAAGAGCTGAGCAGACTGAAGAAAGAACTGTGCCAACAGTTTGATCTGGCTGATATCAG GTGGCAGCGCAGCTGGGGAGTGGCCCACAGGTGTTGTCAGCTCCAGAGTCTGAGTCGACTGTCTCAGCAGAACCCCGAGGCCCTGATCAACCTGCAAG gacacactgttgtgtttgctgACCAGTCTGGGATGAACGCCTCTGGCCACGTAATACTGGGAACCATGGATGTTCATCATCAGTGGACTAAA CTGTTTCAGCAGCTGCCCAGCTACCgcagcctgcagcagcagactgagtgGCTGAAGGAGAGGATCAGTCTCCTCCTGGGTGGCACTCAGGTGGTCCACATGGAGAGGCTGGGACCAGTTCAGCCCATTGCTGAGCACTACAGCACCCTCAGCACCTTCCATAAGAACCTCATGTCCCGACGTCTCCGCTTGCACCCCAGGAGCCTGCAGGGCCTCACCATGTTGCTGGAGAA TGACCGCTCTAACCCCTGTCTTCATGAGATGGGCCACTTCATTATCCCCACCAACTGTAACCCCCCCAAGCTTCAGGTCTTCCTCCAGAGCCACGCACACGAGGCCAGACAGCGCACCAAACGCAAAAACCA gctgcaggtggaggaggaggctgtgatGAAGCAGTGTCTCCAGAGTCTGTCTCTGAGGAGTCTGTCCAAGGAGCCCAGTGTGAGCTCCAGTCAAATGATCCTGTGCTGTAAAAGGCTGGTGGAGCAGCGCTCCCCTCTCATGCAGGGCCTCCACATCTGTGTCTCTCACTTCTACTCAGTCATGCAGGATGGGGACCTGTGTCTCCCCTGGGACTGGAAGAGCTGA
- the tcaim gene encoding T-cell activation inhibitor, mitochondrial isoform X2, translating into MLSMHSDLFILQSILISLVNIPENGNLKSPAWFSGFRSVSFTLHTNDVLSTVMNVLKSCSLPVEHMKGLEARAETPKGPAEAGVPFYRPIKWDKSYYTFTGFRDPEQELQQARRVEPTLSLWLRNNEPEATKKHNASLPRREELSRLKKELCQQFDLADIRWQRSWGVAHRCCQLQSLSRLSQQNPEALINLQGHTVVFADQSGMNASGHVILGTMDVHHQWTKLFQQLPSYRSLQQQTEWLKERISLLLGGTQVVHMERLGPVQPIAEHYSTLSTFHKNLMSRRLRLHPRSLQGLTMLLENDRSNPCLHEMGHFIIPTNCNPPKLQVFLQSHAHEARQRTKRKNQLQVEEEAVMKQCLQSLSLRSLSKEPSVSSSQMILCCKRLVEQRSPLMQGLHICVSHFYSVMQDGDLCLPWDWKS; encoded by the exons ATGCTGTCAATGCACtcagacctttttattttgcagtcCATCCTGATTTCTTTGGTCAATATCCCAGAGAACGG aaATCTAAAATCTCCTGCCTGGTTCTCAGGGTTCCGGTCAGTGAGTTTCACCCTGCACACAAACGATGTCTTGAGCACAGTGATGAATGTCTTAAAGTCCTGCAGCCTGCCTGTGGAGCACATGAAGGGACTGGAAGCAAGAGCAGAGACACCTAAAGGTCCAGCTGAGGCAGGTGTGCCTTTCTACAGACCTATAAAATGGGACAAGAGCTACTACACCTTCACTGGCTTCAGAGACCCTgagcaggagctgcagcaggcTAGGAGAGTGGAGCCTACACTCAG ctTGTGGCTGAGAAACAATGAGCCTGAGGCGACAAAGAAGCACAATGCTAGTCTTCCTCGCAGAGAAGAGCTGAGCAGACTGAAGAAAGAACTGTGCCAACAGTTTGATCTGGCTGATATCAG GTGGCAGCGCAGCTGGGGAGTGGCCCACAGGTGTTGTCAGCTCCAGAGTCTGAGTCGACTGTCTCAGCAGAACCCCGAGGCCCTGATCAACCTGCAAG gacacactgttgtgtttgctgACCAGTCTGGGATGAACGCCTCTGGCCACGTAATACTGGGAACCATGGATGTTCATCATCAGTGGACTAAA CTGTTTCAGCAGCTGCCCAGCTACCgcagcctgcagcagcagactgagtgGCTGAAGGAGAGGATCAGTCTCCTCCTGGGTGGCACTCAGGTGGTCCACATGGAGAGGCTGGGACCAGTTCAGCCCATTGCTGAGCACTACAGCACCCTCAGCACCTTCCATAAGAACCTCATGTCCCGACGTCTCCGCTTGCACCCCAGGAGCCTGCAGGGCCTCACCATGTTGCTGGAGAA TGACCGCTCTAACCCCTGTCTTCATGAGATGGGCCACTTCATTATCCCCACCAACTGTAACCCCCCCAAGCTTCAGGTCTTCCTCCAGAGCCACGCACACGAGGCCAGACAGCGCACCAAACGCAAAAACCA gctgcaggtggaggaggaggctgtgatGAAGCAGTGTCTCCAGAGTCTGTCTCTGAGGAGTCTGTCCAAGGAGCCCAGTGTGAGCTCCAGTCAAATGATCCTGTGCTGTAAAAGGCTGGTGGAGCAGCGCTCCCCTCTCATGCAGGGCCTCCACATCTGTGTCTCTCACTTCTACTCAGTCATGCAGGATGGGGACCTGTGTCTCCCCTGGGACTGGAAGAGCTGA